Proteins from one Sarcophilus harrisii chromosome 2, mSarHar1.11, whole genome shotgun sequence genomic window:
- the ANKRD9 gene encoding ankyrin repeat domain-containing protein 9 — MPWDVKRQGGGLDGPSQSRAQKQCKKSSFAFYQAVRDLLPVWFLEDMRATEAFHWEEGGRASTYSPSEALLYALVHDHQPYAHYLLAKFPREALAVPSRNFSCCQSSSPHLALAVRYNRVHILRRILRTIRDFPDEERAHYLDRRGCSRVEEGKTSVHVACELARPECLFLLLGHGASPGLCDGAGNTPLDLLLRRVGQDATATVTAPTPSDPLALLDLLFLYMPPGSASPMQRELLGDRVRWQRLLGEEKFQWLAGLAPPSLFARAMQALVRSISPRRFPEALDELPLPPFLQPLDLKLKS, encoded by the coding sequence ATGCCCTGGGATGTCAAGCGACAGGGTGGTGGCCTTGACGGGCCATCGCAGTCCCGGGCCCAGAAGCAGTGCAAGAAGTCATCCTTTGCATTCTACCAGGCAGTGAGGGACTTACTGCCTGTGTGGTTCCTGGAGGACATGCGCGCCACAGAGGCTTTCCATTGGGAGGAAGGTGGACGAGCCAGCACCTACTCGCCCTCCGAGGCCCTGCTGTATGCCCTGGTCCACGACCACCAGCCCTACGCCCACTACTTGTTGGCCAAGTTCCCGCGGGAGGCTCTGGCAGTACCTAGCCGCAATTTCAGTTGCTGTCAGTCTTCATCACCACACCTGGCCTTGGCTGTCCGATATAACCGTGTACATATCCTACGCCGCATCTTGCGGACCATCCGTGACTTCCCAGATGAGGAACGTGCGCACTACCTGGACCGCAGGGGCTGCAGCCGTGTGGAGGAAGGCAAGACTTCTGTGCACGTTGCCTGTGAGCTGGCCCGCCCTGAGTGCCTCTTTTTACTGTTGGGCCATGGTGCTTCCCCTGGGCTGTGCGACGGTGCTGGCAACACTCCCCTGGACCTGCTGCTCCGGCGGGTCGGGCAGGATGCGACAGCCACAGTCACAGCTCCTACACCTAGTGATCCTCTGGCCCTGCTTGACTTGCTCTTCCTCTACATGCCCCCAGGTTCCGCATCTCCCATGCAGAGGGAGCTGCTAGGTGACCGCGTCCGCTGGCAACGCCTTCTCGGGGAGGAAAAGTTCCAGTGGCTCGCTGGTCTGGCCCCACCATCTCTATTTGCCCGGGCCATGCAGGCCCTCGTGAGGTCCATCTCACCCCGGCGCTTCCCCGAAGCCCTAGATGAACTGCCTCTCCCACCATTTCTCCAACCCTTGGACTTAAAGTTGAAAAGTTAG